The following coding sequences lie in one Mycobacterium gordonae genomic window:
- a CDS encoding amidohydrolase family protein, with translation MIIDTNVQPYFRYNAEIRRYLPAAHKLRSIPDVEKQWYQAPGGDYRADLYGGGYPGSDPEIVSRHLFDEGGASYAILNPLTRGNIADYLLNSRICAAVNDWLLDRWLEPDKANRFRGTIRVNPEDPRGAVAEIERLAGHPKLLQVGVPMQSREPFGKPMFEPIWEAAAAHGLPVAVHINGGNGVDYPPTFAGHAHTYPGYAAFMPLNYFVHLATLIVEGVFGRHPGLKFVFADGGYDILTPLMWRLDTFWLSMRDQTPWVDRYPSEYLPGHVRFCSSAFDGPAETTHAGRWIDYSDKADLVMYGSSYPHWSTTQAGAVTDGLAAEQREKVLWRNAGELYGLTVNEGSTL, from the coding sequence ATGATCATCGACACGAACGTGCAACCGTATTTCCGTTACAACGCCGAGATCCGGCGATACCTCCCCGCCGCCCACAAGCTGCGCTCGATCCCCGACGTCGAAAAGCAGTGGTACCAGGCGCCCGGCGGCGACTACCGGGCCGATCTCTACGGTGGGGGATACCCGGGGTCGGATCCCGAGATCGTCAGCCGGCACCTTTTCGACGAGGGGGGCGCCAGCTACGCCATCCTCAACCCGCTGACCCGTGGCAACATCGCCGACTACCTGCTGAACAGCCGTATCTGCGCCGCGGTCAACGACTGGCTGCTGGACCGGTGGCTCGAGCCGGACAAGGCGAACCGGTTCCGGGGCACCATCCGGGTCAACCCGGAAGACCCGAGAGGCGCGGTCGCCGAGATCGAGCGCCTGGCCGGCCATCCCAAGCTGCTGCAGGTCGGGGTTCCGATGCAGTCGCGTGAGCCCTTCGGCAAGCCGATGTTCGAACCCATCTGGGAGGCCGCGGCCGCTCACGGCCTGCCGGTGGCGGTGCATATCAACGGCGGCAACGGCGTGGACTATCCGCCTACTTTCGCCGGGCATGCGCACACCTATCCGGGCTATGCGGCCTTCATGCCGTTGAACTACTTCGTGCACCTGGCCACGTTGATCGTCGAGGGTGTGTTCGGACGCCATCCCGGGTTGAAGTTCGTGTTCGCCGACGGCGGCTACGACATCCTCACCCCGCTGATGTGGCGGCTGGACACCTTCTGGCTGTCGATGCGAGACCAGACGCCGTGGGTGGACCGCTATCCGAGTGAATACCTGCCGGGCCATGTCCGGTTCTGCTCCTCGGCGTTCGACGGGCCGGCCGAGACCACGCATGCGGGCCGGTGGATCGACTACTCCGACAAGGCCGACCTCGTGATGTACGGGTCGAGCTACCCGCACTGGTCCACCACGCAAGCGGGGGCGGTGACCGACGGGCTGGCTGCCGAACAGCGGGAAAAAGTGTTGTGGCGCAACGCCGGTGAGCTGTACGGATTGACGGTGAATGAAGGAAGCACGTTGTGA
- a CDS encoding acyl-CoA dehydrogenase family protein: protein MTAVDSPEKILFTTTSQAFLSKEASLRHVRELHAAGASWDPAWWRRAAELGWAGLLVPEELGGGSVSGDGVADLAVIAELLGKTVAPGPLYPVSTVLAALVDSAERDTHGALIESLISGETVGSWAVSEPRRGWAPRDPTVTATAVGSGYRIDGIKDRVEAGAQSAVLLVVARSAEGVRQFLVPTDAPGVRITPLQSVDLVKQYARVEFDGAVAAAAVGTAAETAALIERQSQIAQVLQCAESVGILQTVFDFTVQWALDRHSFGRPLASYQALKHGFADMKLWLEAARATTAAAVADVAARAPDAGLSASIAKSYLGEVGVEIVQRCVQMHGGIGVTWEHDLHLYLRRITLYRSMFGTPEEHNVSVYRAGVK from the coding sequence ATGACCGCTGTCGACTCTCCCGAAAAGATACTCTTCACCACCACCAGCCAAGCCTTCCTGTCCAAAGAAGCGTCGCTGCGTCATGTCCGGGAATTACACGCCGCGGGCGCATCCTGGGATCCGGCGTGGTGGCGCCGAGCCGCTGAACTGGGCTGGGCGGGCCTGCTAGTTCCCGAGGAACTCGGCGGCGGCAGCGTGTCGGGCGACGGGGTAGCGGATCTGGCCGTGATCGCCGAATTGCTGGGCAAGACCGTGGCGCCTGGACCGCTGTATCCGGTCAGCACCGTGCTCGCCGCCTTGGTGGACAGTGCGGAGCGGGACACGCACGGGGCCTTGATCGAATCCCTCATCTCCGGCGAGACGGTGGGTTCGTGGGCCGTGTCAGAGCCGCGGCGGGGCTGGGCTCCCCGGGACCCGACGGTGACCGCGACCGCCGTCGGCTCCGGGTACCGCATCGACGGCATCAAGGACCGGGTCGAGGCCGGCGCCCAGAGCGCGGTCTTGTTGGTGGTGGCGCGCAGCGCCGAGGGTGTGCGCCAGTTCTTGGTGCCGACGGATGCGCCCGGCGTACGGATCACACCGCTGCAATCGGTCGACCTGGTCAAGCAATACGCGCGGGTGGAGTTTGACGGCGCCGTGGCCGCGGCGGCGGTGGGAACGGCCGCCGAGACCGCTGCCCTGATCGAGCGGCAGAGCCAGATCGCGCAGGTGCTGCAGTGTGCCGAATCGGTCGGCATTCTGCAGACCGTTTTCGACTTCACCGTGCAGTGGGCGCTGGACCGGCACAGCTTCGGCCGGCCACTAGCGTCCTACCAGGCGCTCAAACACGGGTTCGCCGACATGAAGCTGTGGCTGGAGGCCGCCCGCGCGACGACAGCCGCGGCGGTTGCCGACGTCGCCGCCCGCGCGCCGGACGCCGGCCTGTCGGCCAGTATCGCCAAATCCTATCTAGGCGAGGTGGGCGTCGAGATCGTGCAGCGGTGCGTGCAGATGCACGGCGGTATCGGCGTCACCTGGGAGCATGACCTGCATCTTTATCTGCGGCGGATCACGTTGTACCGCTCCATGTTCGGCACGCCCGAAGAACACAACGTCAGCGTGTACCGGGCGGGTGTGAAATGA
- a CDS encoding amidohydrolase family protein → MPSRELSFPVFDADNHMYEPQEALTKFLPDNRKRVIDYVQVRGRTKIVVRGHISEYIPNPTFEVVARPGAQEDYFRNGAQGKSYREILGEPMKAIPAFREPGARLEVMDELGIDYALMFPTLASLVEERMKDDPEMTHDVIHALNQWMYEQWSFNYQDRIFATPVITLPIVERALEELEWCLERGARTVLVRPAPVPGYKGSRSFGLEEFDPFWQACVKAELPVSMHASDSGYSEFANVWEPGDEFLPFKPTPFRSFAMGHRPILDAMGALVCHGALSRNPELRILSIENGADWVPDLFKGLKGVYKKMPQSFSEDPVEAFKRCVYITPFWEDRFAEIVRMVGTDRVLFGSDWPHPEGLKDPISFVDELTDFDEADIAKIMGGNLMKLMKVSASARKPVSA, encoded by the coding sequence ATGCCGTCTCGCGAACTTTCCTTCCCTGTGTTCGACGCCGACAACCACATGTACGAGCCGCAGGAAGCGCTGACGAAATTCCTGCCGGACAACCGCAAGAGGGTCATCGACTACGTGCAAGTCCGCGGCCGTACCAAGATCGTGGTGCGCGGACACATCAGCGAGTACATCCCGAACCCGACCTTCGAGGTGGTGGCACGCCCCGGAGCGCAAGAGGACTACTTCCGCAACGGCGCACAGGGCAAGAGCTACCGCGAGATCCTCGGCGAGCCGATGAAGGCCATCCCCGCCTTCCGCGAACCGGGAGCGCGCCTGGAGGTCATGGACGAGCTGGGCATCGACTACGCCCTGATGTTCCCGACCCTGGCCAGCCTGGTCGAGGAGCGGATGAAGGACGACCCGGAGATGACCCACGACGTCATTCACGCGCTCAACCAGTGGATGTACGAGCAGTGGTCGTTCAACTATCAGGACCGCATCTTCGCCACCCCGGTGATCACCCTGCCGATCGTCGAGCGGGCGCTCGAGGAGCTCGAATGGTGTCTCGAACGGGGTGCCCGCACCGTGCTGGTCCGGCCCGCACCCGTACCCGGCTACAAGGGCAGCCGGTCGTTCGGACTCGAGGAGTTCGACCCGTTCTGGCAGGCCTGCGTCAAAGCCGAACTGCCGGTGTCGATGCACGCCTCGGACAGCGGTTACTCGGAGTTCGCGAACGTGTGGGAACCCGGCGATGAGTTCCTGCCGTTCAAGCCGACCCCCTTCCGCAGCTTCGCGATGGGGCATCGGCCGATCCTGGACGCGATGGGTGCGCTGGTGTGCCACGGCGCGCTGTCCCGCAACCCCGAGTTGCGGATCCTGTCGATCGAGAACGGCGCCGACTGGGTGCCGGACTTGTTCAAGGGCCTCAAGGGCGTCTACAAGAAGATGCCGCAGTCCTTCAGCGAAGACCCGGTGGAAGCCTTCAAACGCTGTGTCTACATCACCCCGTTCTGGGAGGACAGGTTCGCCGAGATCGTCAGGATGGTCGGAACCGACCGCGTGTTATTCGGCTCCGACTGGCCGCATCCCGAGGGGCTGAAGGACCCCATCTCCTTTGTGGACGAACTCACCGACTTCGACGAGGCCGACATCGCCAAGATCATGGGCGGCAACCTGATGAAGCTGATGAAAGTTTCGGCATCGGCCAGAAAGCCGGTGTCGGCCTGA
- a CDS encoding anti-sigma factor antagonist, translating into MNLGPSDSFSIPVPLSDRLSLELGEPSSTLRASTVRSGPAVVIRAGGEVDAANEHTWQGLLAEASAMAARPGPLVVDVTGLDFMGCCAFAVLADEAEQCRRRGITLRLVSSDPAIARIVSACGFGQVLPVHPTTESALSAA; encoded by the coding sequence ATGAACCTGGGTCCGTCCGACTCATTCTCTATCCCGGTGCCGTTGAGCGACCGGTTGTCCCTGGAGCTGGGTGAACCGAGCAGCACGTTGCGGGCCAGCACGGTGCGCAGCGGCCCGGCGGTGGTCATCCGTGCCGGCGGCGAAGTCGACGCAGCCAATGAACACACCTGGCAGGGCCTGCTCGCCGAGGCTTCGGCGATGGCCGCCCGGCCCGGACCGCTGGTCGTCGATGTCACCGGACTGGATTTCATGGGCTGCTGCGCGTTCGCCGTGCTGGCCGACGAAGCGGAACAGTGCCGCCGCCGCGGCATCACGCTGCGATTGGTCAGCAGCGACCCCGCCATCGCCCGCATCGTGTCCGCTTGTGGTTTCGGCCAGGTGCTACCCGTTCACCCCACGACCGAATCGGCGCTGTCCGCGGCATAG
- a CDS encoding acyl-CoA dehydrogenase family protein produces MSSTETVAEFAARARSWLAENMPRIDPESPPAVPRDAEQSWRRARELQKRLYSGGFAGICFPREYGGLGLDYEYQRAFDVESLNYEMPLILNIPTFTICCATLLDTGSEEQKKQHIAASLRGDEVLVQLLSEPSGGSDLAGVITRAERQGDRWVINGAKTWSTSAFAADYGLCLARTNWDVPKHDGLTMFLVPINHPGITLRRITQVSGGAEFCEEFLDGVDVGDDAVVGEVNKGWAVASRQLYHERRAVGQGSEFASGSGSEGGHNTPVDYVDLLARTGQGDSERGQELAGRALVHRAVAEQLINHVYRSVQDGSLPPAGGTLIRLFHAETVMLEMDTALALAGAAGVVGEVGEGLQSGLRYLSRQSVAIGGGTTEMARNVIGERVLNFPREYAADRGVPFNQVRHGKTR; encoded by the coding sequence ATGAGCTCCACCGAGACCGTCGCCGAATTCGCCGCACGGGCCAGAAGCTGGCTGGCCGAGAACATGCCGCGCATCGATCCGGAATCGCCGCCGGCCGTGCCCCGCGACGCCGAGCAGTCGTGGCGGCGGGCGCGTGAGTTGCAAAAGCGTTTGTACTCAGGAGGATTCGCGGGCATCTGCTTCCCGCGCGAGTACGGCGGCCTCGGGTTGGACTACGAATACCAGCGGGCTTTCGACGTCGAATCCCTCAACTACGAAATGCCGTTGATCCTCAACATCCCCACCTTCACCATCTGCTGCGCCACGCTGCTCGACACCGGCAGCGAGGAGCAGAAGAAGCAGCACATCGCCGCCTCGTTGCGTGGCGACGAGGTCCTGGTGCAGTTGCTGTCCGAGCCGAGCGGCGGGTCGGATCTGGCCGGGGTGATCACGCGCGCCGAACGCCAGGGCGACCGGTGGGTCATCAACGGCGCCAAGACCTGGAGCACCAGCGCGTTCGCCGCCGATTATGGGCTGTGCCTCGCCCGCACAAACTGGGACGTGCCCAAGCATGACGGGCTGACCATGTTCCTGGTGCCGATCAACCACCCCGGGATCACGTTGCGGCGCATCACCCAGGTGAGTGGTGGTGCGGAGTTCTGCGAGGAGTTCCTCGACGGAGTGGACGTCGGCGACGACGCGGTGGTCGGTGAGGTGAACAAAGGTTGGGCGGTGGCGTCACGCCAGCTCTATCACGAACGCCGCGCCGTCGGACAGGGCTCGGAGTTCGCCAGCGGCTCGGGCAGCGAGGGCGGACACAATACGCCGGTGGACTATGTCGATCTGCTGGCTCGGACCGGACAGGGCGACAGCGAGCGGGGGCAGGAGCTGGCTGGCCGGGCGCTGGTGCACCGCGCGGTCGCCGAGCAACTGATTAATCATGTCTACCGCAGTGTCCAAGACGGCTCACTGCCGCCGGCCGGCGGAACGCTGATCAGGCTTTTCCACGCCGAGACGGTGATGCTGGAGATGGATACCGCGCTGGCCCTCGCCGGGGCCGCCGGCGTGGTGGGAGAGGTCGGCGAAGGGCTGCAATCCGGACTCCGGTACCTCTCGCGCCAGTCGGTCGCGATCGGCGGCGGCACCACCGAGATGGCCCGCAATGTCATCGGCGAGCGAGTGCTGAACTTCCCGCGGGAGTACGCCGCCGACCGTGGCGTGCCGTTCAACCAGGTGCGGCACGGCAAGACCCGGTAG
- a CDS encoding SpoIIE family protein phosphatase, translating to MSAEMDWDDAVGTADDVRRIFENIPAMVVGLDGPDHRFIAVNAAFRAFNPALNTVGKTAKEIYPELEGQQIYDMFDRVYHTGESQSGSEWRLQVDLQGSGLEERYFDFLVTPRRASDGSIEGVQVLFEEVTARVQARLAAEARVEELSKRYRDVRDSAILMQKTLLAPSVPLVPGADIAAEYLVAAEDTAAGGDWFDALPLGDRLVLVVGDVVGHGVEAAAVMSQLRTALRMQLTAGQSIVAALEALDDFHEHVPGSKSATICLASLDLTTGEFQYITAGHPPPLIVTADASARYVQPSGGGPLGSGAGFPVRSKTLDVGDAVLLYSDGLIERPGRPLMASTAEFADLAGSIAAGTRGFVLDSPARPIDRLCSETLELLLRSTGYSDDVTLLAVQRRTPTPPLYIMTDATIHAARGIRAKLREWLSEIGADSADVSDVVHAISEFVENAVEHGYGTEVTDGLIVEASLGGDGLLRASVIDRGEWKDHRDGEKGRGRGLAMAEALVTESHVTHSLDGTTATLSHRLTRPVNFVIDPVANRIAHPREIDSEFVSLVTESGRIVVRGEVDSNTASTLDRQIAVESRSGIASLMIDLSAVTHLGSAGVSALAAARERARKQGGECVLVAPPGSPAHHVLSLVQIPVVSGDSEDILVED from the coding sequence ATGTCGGCCGAGATGGACTGGGATGACGCGGTGGGCACGGCAGATGACGTGCGGCGCATCTTCGAGAACATCCCTGCCATGGTGGTCGGCCTGGACGGGCCAGATCACCGCTTCATAGCGGTCAACGCCGCCTTCCGCGCCTTCAATCCAGCGTTGAACACTGTAGGCAAGACGGCCAAAGAAATCTATCCGGAGCTGGAAGGCCAACAGATCTACGACATGTTCGACCGGGTGTATCACACCGGTGAGTCACAGTCGGGATCTGAGTGGCGCCTTCAGGTCGACCTGCAGGGTTCCGGTCTCGAGGAGCGGTATTTCGACTTTCTTGTCACGCCCCGACGCGCCTCGGACGGATCCATCGAGGGTGTGCAGGTGCTCTTCGAAGAAGTGACCGCCCGGGTGCAGGCACGGCTCGCCGCCGAAGCCCGCGTCGAAGAACTTTCCAAGCGGTACCGCGACGTACGCGACTCGGCGATTCTTATGCAGAAGACTTTGTTGGCGCCGTCGGTTCCGCTGGTTCCCGGCGCCGACATTGCCGCTGAATACTTGGTCGCGGCAGAGGACACCGCCGCCGGCGGCGACTGGTTCGACGCGCTGCCGCTCGGCGACCGCCTGGTGCTCGTCGTCGGCGACGTCGTCGGCCATGGTGTCGAAGCCGCGGCGGTGATGTCGCAGCTGCGCACCGCGCTGCGGATGCAGCTCACCGCAGGCCAGAGCATCGTCGCAGCGCTCGAGGCGCTCGACGATTTTCACGAGCATGTGCCCGGATCGAAATCCGCCACCATCTGTCTCGCCTCGCTGGACCTGACCACAGGTGAATTCCAGTACATCACCGCCGGACACCCGCCGCCGCTGATCGTCACCGCCGATGCCAGCGCGCGGTATGTGCAACCGTCGGGCGGCGGCCCGTTGGGCAGCGGCGCCGGGTTCCCGGTTCGCTCCAAGACCCTCGACGTCGGGGACGCCGTTCTGCTGTACAGCGACGGCCTGATCGAGCGTCCGGGCCGGCCGCTGATGGCCAGCACCGCCGAGTTCGCGGACCTGGCGGGCAGTATCGCCGCCGGCACCAGGGGCTTCGTACTCGATTCACCCGCGCGTCCCATCGACCGGCTTTGTTCGGAGACACTCGAATTACTCTTGCGCTCAACGGGTTACAGCGACGACGTGACCTTACTGGCGGTGCAGCGCCGGACCCCGACGCCACCGTTGTACATCATGACGGACGCGACGATCCATGCCGCCCGGGGGATCCGGGCCAAATTGCGTGAATGGCTTTCCGAGATCGGCGCGGATTCGGCCGACGTCTCCGATGTGGTGCACGCGATCTCCGAATTCGTCGAGAACGCGGTCGAGCACGGTTACGGCACCGAGGTCACCGACGGGCTCATCGTTGAGGCGTCGTTGGGTGGCGACGGCCTGCTGCGTGCCTCGGTGATCGACCGTGGGGAATGGAAGGACCATCGCGATGGCGAGAAAGGCCGCGGGCGCGGCCTGGCGATGGCCGAGGCGCTGGTGACCGAATCGCATGTCACACACAGCCTGGACGGCACTACCGCCACGCTCAGCCACCGGCTCACGCGACCGGTGAACTTCGTCATCGACCCGGTGGCCAACCGGATCGCCCACCCGCGGGAGATAGACAGCGAGTTCGTCTCGCTGGTGACCGAGAGCGGTCGCATCGTGGTACGCGGCGAGGTCGACTCCAATACCGCCTCCACCCTCGATCGTCAGATAGCGGTCGAGAGCCGTTCCGGCATAGCCTCTTTGATGATCGACCTGAGCGCTGTCACCCACCTCGGCTCGGCGGGGGTCAGCGCCCTGGCCGCCGCGCGGGAGCGCGCCCGCAAACAGGGCGGCGAGTGCGTGCTGGTGGCGCCGCCGGGAAGCCCCGCGCACCATGTGTTGTCGCTGGTTCAGATTCCGGTCGTCAGCGGAGACTCCGAGGACATCCTCGTCGAAGACTGA
- a CDS encoding alpha/beta hydrolase produces the protein MTQTNLTRPQGLGRIDPELRDAATKLEMVEFSADTLPGERERADTAAAERAAAVDTTGVTVESRSIPGPDGGELKLRLYRGAAGAGAPLVIYAHGGAFVTGNLDTDHAHCVELARDAGCLLVSVDYRLAPENPCPAALDDVEAALWYAIEHASDLDIDAAHLAVMGRDAGGALVAGVAQRVFDAEGPRIAVQILHQPMLDSDATPSRREFQRTPGLTGPAVSRGWGHYLGHATATGQLVPAHRANLEGLPPAFVSCSDVDPCRDEAIDYANRLLHAYVPASLHVIAATFHGFDSVVPDWIVSQENRALHAQTLRRAFAVRPTRRA, from the coding sequence ATGACACAAACGAATCTCACCCGGCCGCAGGGCCTTGGCCGTATCGATCCCGAGCTCAGAGACGCCGCCACCAAGCTGGAGATGGTCGAGTTCAGCGCCGACACCCTGCCGGGCGAGCGGGAGCGTGCTGATACCGCCGCCGCCGAGCGGGCCGCCGCGGTCGACACCACCGGAGTCACTGTGGAGTCGCGATCGATTCCCGGACCGGACGGCGGCGAATTGAAGCTACGGCTCTACCGAGGTGCCGCCGGCGCCGGCGCGCCGCTGGTGATCTACGCCCATGGCGGCGCCTTCGTCACCGGCAACCTGGACACCGACCATGCGCACTGCGTCGAATTGGCCCGCGACGCCGGCTGCCTGTTGGTGTCGGTCGACTACCGGCTTGCGCCCGAAAACCCGTGCCCGGCCGCACTCGACGATGTCGAAGCGGCGCTGTGGTACGCCATCGAGCACGCGTCCGACCTGGACATCGACGCCGCTCACCTGGCCGTGATGGGCCGCGATGCCGGTGGTGCGCTGGTCGCCGGAGTGGCCCAGCGCGTGTTCGACGCGGAGGGGCCGCGCATCGCCGTGCAGATCCTGCATCAGCCCATGCTCGATTCCGACGCGACGCCCTCGCGCCGGGAGTTCCAGCGCACGCCGGGGCTCACCGGGCCGGCCGTCAGCCGGGGATGGGGGCACTACCTCGGGCACGCCACCGCCACCGGGCAACTGGTGCCCGCGCACCGCGCGAACCTGGAGGGATTGCCGCCGGCGTTCGTCAGCTGCTCGGACGTCGACCCGTGCCGCGACGAGGCCATCGACTACGCGAACCGGCTACTGCACGCTTACGTGCCCGCCAGCCTGCACGTCATCGCCGCAACGTTCCACGGCTTCGACTCCGTGGTGCCGGATTGGATTGTCTCGCAGGAGAACCGGGCATTGCACGCCCAGACGCTGCGGCGCGCGTTCGCCGTCCGACCCACGCGCCGAGCGTGA
- a CDS encoding amidohydrolase family protein encodes MTIVERSEPDAAQQVAVTVVDTDVHPLPVSTDVLKSYAPADWVDKIWPTRNAVTPVPHFYDTPDSYKTMSMRLDAAPPGGGFAGSDPDHAAKQLLLDAGVSIASLEPMCDAQLPQAEHVLKSTYNDWLADVWLDKHNGHGRWRGSISVSAQTPEQAAREVERWAGHPYMHQVLMTPQTRGIPFGNPHFDPLYAAAARNGLPVATHLMGQTPFELIPLYPVGNPAHWHDFFASWPLLYVSHLMSLVFDGAFDRHPELRVVFIEGGFTWAMPVMSRMDRIWAARRSDLPHVRRRPSDYVREHVRFTTQPLEDVDTVQFREYLEMMDLGDNLMFSTDYPHWSYDSPGYAINRFPRDQRERIMRGNATALYGLPATVKALPGERVDGGTVLD; translated from the coding sequence GTGACGATCGTGGAACGCTCCGAGCCGGACGCAGCGCAGCAGGTGGCGGTCACCGTCGTCGACACCGATGTGCACCCGCTGCCCGTCTCGACCGACGTCCTGAAGTCCTACGCCCCCGCCGACTGGGTGGACAAGATCTGGCCGACCCGCAACGCGGTGACACCGGTGCCGCATTTCTACGACACCCCGGACTCGTACAAGACGATGTCGATGCGGTTGGACGCCGCCCCGCCGGGCGGCGGATTCGCCGGCAGCGACCCCGACCACGCCGCCAAGCAGTTGCTGCTCGACGCCGGCGTGAGCATCGCGTCCTTGGAGCCGATGTGCGACGCGCAGTTGCCGCAGGCCGAGCACGTGCTGAAGTCGACCTACAACGACTGGCTGGCCGACGTGTGGCTGGACAAGCACAACGGGCACGGCCGCTGGCGCGGGTCGATAAGTGTCAGCGCGCAGACGCCCGAGCAGGCGGCCCGCGAGGTCGAGCGGTGGGCAGGTCATCCGTATATGCATCAGGTGCTGATGACGCCGCAGACGCGTGGAATCCCCTTCGGCAACCCGCATTTCGACCCGCTGTATGCGGCGGCGGCGCGCAACGGCCTGCCCGTGGCCACCCACCTGATGGGTCAGACGCCGTTCGAGCTGATCCCGCTGTACCCGGTGGGCAATCCCGCGCACTGGCATGACTTCTTCGCCTCCTGGCCGCTGCTGTATGTCTCGCATCTGATGAGCCTGGTGTTCGACGGCGCGTTCGACCGCCATCCCGAACTGCGGGTGGTGTTCATCGAGGGTGGCTTCACCTGGGCCATGCCGGTGATGTCCCGGATGGACCGGATCTGGGCGGCGCGCCGCAGCGACCTTCCGCACGTGCGTCGGCGCCCGTCGGATTATGTGCGTGAGCACGTGCGGTTCACCACCCAACCGCTCGAAGACGTCGACACCGTGCAGTTCCGCGAGTACCTCGAGATGATGGACCTCGGCGACAACCTGATGTTCTCCACGGACTACCCGCACTGGAGCTACGACTCCCCGGGGTATGCGATCAACCGGTTCCCACGCGACCAGCGGGAGCGGATCATGCGCGGCAATGCCACCGCGCTCTACGGCCTGCCCGCCACCGTCAAGGCCCTGCCCGGAGAGCGCGTCGACGGCGGTACCGTTCTCGATTAG